The following are encoded in a window of Elusimicrobiota bacterium genomic DNA:
- a CDS encoding permease produces MFVYAFKTKTIEEIKSWLNETLWFVKIIFPLLLLGVFIVGIIGKILPQTIIQQWLGGSGLRASFLATVLGQIMYFATMTEAPFVDTMMKLGMGKGPALALLLTGPGMSLPNMLAIAKVFGIKKALVYIFLIMILGTLVGWFFGNFIF; encoded by the coding sequence ATGTTTGTGTACGCGTTTAAAACGAAAACAATTGAAGAAATTAAAAGCTGGCTCAATGAAACATTGTGGTTTGTAAAAATTATATTTCCTTTATTGCTTTTAGGTGTGTTTATCGTGGGGATTATAGGGAAAATATTACCACAAACAATAATTCAGCAATGGTTAGGAGGTTCGGGTCTGCGAGCATCGTTTTTGGCGACAGTCTTGGGGCAAATAATGTATTTTGCTACTATGACCGAAGCGCCGTTTGTTGATACTATGATGAAGCTTGGCATGGGAAAAGGGCCTGCGCTTGCGCTTTTATTGACAGGACCTGGAATGAGCCTGCCAAATATGCTTGCGATTGCAAAGGTATTCGGGATAAAGAAAGCGCTCGTGTATATCTTTTTAATTATGATCCTTGGAACTCTGGTGGGATGGTTCTTCGGAAACTTTATTTTTTAA
- a CDS encoding metalloregulator ArsR/SmtB family transcription factor: protein MHKSAYKHIKRYHLESNIKIFKSLADKTRLRIVKILMETGKPICVCDLVEILKLAQYNLSRHMKELKNAGLVSENKQGRFVFYSLRPAVEEFQHFIYKAVKGISEKYSIADIKCLEKCRIHPAPKEPRS from the coding sequence ATGCACAAAAGCGCATATAAGCATATAAAGAGGTATCACTTGGAATCTAATATTAAAATATTCAAGTCCTTAGCTGATAAAACCCGCCTTCGTATAGTAAAAATTCTTATGGAAACCGGTAAGCCGATATGTGTCTGCGATCTGGTGGAAATCCTTAAGCTTGCCCAGTATAACTTATCACGCCATATGAAGGAACTCAAAAACGCCGGTCTTGTGAGTGAGAATAAGCAGGGGCGTTTTGTTTTTTATTCACTACGACCTGCTGTTGAGGAGTTTCAGCATTTCATTTACAAGGCCGTCAAAGGAATTTCTGAAAAATATTCTATAGCAGATATCAAATGCCTGGAAAAATGCCGTATTCACCCAGCTCCAAAGGAGCCCCGTTCGTAA
- a CDS encoding arsenite methyltransferase, producing MKKEKIKDVVRKGYGKIAKTNGSCGCSPSNSCCGGTSSDLSKRIGYSDSELSGIPQGSDLGLGCGNPTVVASIRKGDTVLDLGSGAGIDCFLAAQKVGKKGKVIGIDMTPEMIAKARENVLKGNYTNVEFRLGEIENLPVENDSVDVIISNCVINLSPDKNKAFKEAFRVLKPGGKIFISDLVTIKELPKKIKDSAEAYIGCLSGAILKEQYINAIRSAGFREVKIISETNFPIENMTNDATANATAENANITMNDFIKIADSIVNIELTAHK from the coding sequence ATGAAAAAAGAAAAAATAAAGGATGTTGTCCGTAAAGGCTACGGAAAAATCGCAAAGACAAACGGTTCATGCGGGTGCTCTCCCAGTAATTCGTGCTGCGGAGGAACTTCGAGCGATTTAAGCAAAAGAATCGGCTATAGCGATTCCGAACTCTCCGGAATCCCACAAGGTTCTGATCTGGGGCTTGGATGCGGGAATCCGACAGTAGTTGCATCAATAAGAAAAGGGGATACGGTGCTTGATCTTGGTTCCGGCGCCGGAATAGACTGCTTTCTTGCGGCCCAAAAAGTCGGAAAGAAAGGGAAAGTTATCGGTATTGATATGACACCGGAGATGATAGCAAAAGCCAGAGAGAACGTCCTTAAAGGAAATTACACAAATGTGGAATTCCGTTTAGGCGAGATAGAGAACCTGCCGGTTGAAAATGATTCGGTTGATGTAATTATTTCAAACTGCGTAATAAACCTTTCGCCGGATAAGAATAAAGCTTTCAAAGAAGCGTTCAGGGTATTGAAGCCGGGTGGCAAAATATTTATTTCGGATTTAGTAACAATTAAAGAGCTTCCCAAAAAAATAAAGGATTCTGCTGAAGCTTATATCGGATGCCTTTCAGGCGCAATTTTGAAGGAACAATATATTAACGCAATAAGATCCGCAGGGTTTAGAGAAGTTAAAATTATCAGCGAAACAAATTTTCCTATTGAGAACATGACAAATGACGCTACGGCCAATGCCACTGCAGAAAATGCAAATATTACAATGAATGATTTTATTAAAATTGCTGATTCAATAGTAAACATAGAATTAACTGCGCATAAATAA
- a CDS encoding M23 family metallopeptidase, with translation MKILNFLFLTVLFAGACWGSEIAMYPEKPKGGEGYFIFAKGSPMEYSVVRNERQFFFYDIEDGISGTFLPVWIEEKNTEKISLFKRVPEGIQAESEITIEIEERPIETIRLRARDEKMRSAQPMIDAQNWLVSRKLHYVSREKLWVGEFIAPLKNRVSSPFALKREGKKFNYFHRGIDYSAQKGTPVKAVNRGRVILSAKNLNVYGNTLIIDHGQGIISCYFHMNKLYKNEGEIVHKGEYIGQVGGTGWATGPHLHFGIYLQGIPVDPLWWIAFSGNITKRNITSKLFSAKETLAKN, from the coding sequence ATGAAAATACTTAATTTTCTTTTTCTAACCGTATTATTCGCCGGAGCCTGCTGGGGAAGCGAAATTGCTATGTATCCTGAAAAGCCCAAGGGCGGGGAGGGATATTTTATATTTGCTAAAGGGAGCCCGATGGAATATTCGGTAGTAAGAAACGAAAGACAGTTCTTTTTTTATGATATAGAAGATGGGATTTCAGGGACATTTTTGCCGGTTTGGATAGAAGAAAAAAATACCGAGAAAATATCTTTGTTTAAACGTGTGCCTGAAGGGATACAGGCAGAATCCGAAATTACAATTGAAATTGAAGAGCGCCCAATAGAAACGATCCGTTTGAGAGCCAGGGACGAAAAAATGAGAAGCGCTCAGCCGATGATAGATGCGCAAAACTGGCTCGTTTCCAGAAAACTTCATTATGTAAGCCGCGAAAAATTATGGGTTGGGGAATTTATAGCTCCGCTTAAAAACCGCGTAAGTTCGCCGTTTGCATTGAAAAGAGAGGGAAAAAAGTTTAATTATTTTCACCGCGGCATAGATTATTCCGCGCAAAAGGGAACGCCGGTAAAAGCCGTAAATCGAGGCAGGGTAATACTCAGCGCAAAGAATTTGAATGTGTACGGCAATACTTTGATAATAGACCACGGGCAAGGAATTATAAGCTGTTATTTTCATATGAACAAACTTTATAAAAACGAAGGCGAAATTGTGCATAAAGGGGAATATATCGGGCAGGTAGGAGGCACGGGATGGGCTACGGGGCCGCATCTTCATTTCGGGATCTATCTGCAGGGGATACCAGTAGACCCATTATGGTGGATAGCGTTTTCCGGAAATATAACCAAAAGGAATATTACTTCTAAGCTTTTTTCCGCAAAAGAAACTCTCGCCAAAAATTAA
- a CDS encoding hemagglutinin repeat-containing protein, translated as MNRKEVLLRKVTAVATAVFFVVAQMPLQAAGITADGQTNTTIDVTSNGTPMVNIAQPNAQGLSHNTYSDFNVDPNNLVINNSNHLTGVSQTGGYVVGNPNLIGKTEANVVLNEVTSNRISNLNGYIEMYGKAADFILANPNGIAVAGAGFINTPRATLVTGTPNIVNGMVSDFALSPTGAISITGRDVPGLTNLGLDTQSVDLATLVSRVITVSGGIYGKNVHLLSGNDKYSYQTNTVSSTGQPLVPLNTQFGVDSSALGGMYAGRITIVANEAGFGVRTAGDLVSDVDDISITSKGGIEYSKAYARRNLTVQSVNGDVANADYSFAGNDISISGKNVASKYMNASNNISVRSENNTTYGTAEAKNVTVNAGNAITNTSATTALESITLKGKDIEAKELTSGLDLSLIAENSFTNHGNTLSYGDASITAKSLILDPSYKFTAHKNLNLTTETFDNESTFLAGQNITMNATEMTNRGSIQAYGNVLIDGTDIENKTSGHLYAGETLSLTATGSITNNGIAEGDSTDVSATVITNNGKINALTGTLSVSGNTIANNTGAEMNSNGTMNLTAANTLINNGKITSEGDLNLTADTLVSNNLLLSGDDINMNVRDAVNNSEIAAYNNININAAGNVTNNGTGLLLANNNLNISANNLTNSPNGYIYSGNDSLFRISGTLYNNQGLIYAERNMIMRGQGDETSKMAVLTNNAGEISAKTGDLTINANTINNLSIDNCAVPPGSFTVYQTGGPQYPPDPNIAGTGEPAPRTYSVYSNVYAIKQGKILAGNNITMNAGTVRNRSSIVAAQNGLNIYAGTVYNERPAFYVTYTYEEGMSPTTALLYSNTPAAMSGRTVNIQASLICIDAPNTNTGTIPQIRGGTDKQIEQIINTGILQPLIVNGISINPGPGFKLAKPDAGYLFQNNNRFLNEYEFTGSDYFIKRMGFNPNTGTKFLGDAVYEQKIIQDSIIAATGNHYLYDGIVNMNQQMEVLYDNAVSMSGKLGLEFGKPLTEQQIAQLDKDIIWYIEREINGFIVLEPVMYLCKETRDKLGMEGSTIQAKDEVKLASGDTLRNTGTIKGNNVVITAKNNIENIEGRIEAQTNVALLAGNDIKNIGGAIKSSNDMFLKAGGSITSENIKRRLVSYDGWKDEIVSQGSIEAGRKGIFEAAKDFGILGGSSLMTGSDMVINTGGNINITAERLDEKHDTYEGLSEKTRYLLAAVGAGGNLLMRSGGDTNVIGGNVTSTCDLVLNAGGNVNIESVQERDYSYSRTEDKDFWGNSSSEVKESETTRNIASKLNSNRNLTITSGGNTKIKGSDVEALGNIGIETKGNLAIVSGQDTSSSYSKKESSNIIDKNKEETGNLSIKQIASNIKAGGNISTKSGNNTTIIASNVLTERGDVTLDSAGNINMLAGENVTVKSRNQDESGNFGLSESETRERSSKTTLEASNTISGRNINLNANKDFTTVASNVGAAGDAEIEAENVNILAGNEKDEYSYYHREKDLADINIGALYGYGWEIGDGKATVELAKFNERENYSGHYDETAKGSAINIGGNLKVTTSKDVNIIGSDAAADSADVNAKGDIKVASAEEKHTSYEGNKETKITVSAGIGNAYVDAYNAGDALIKAGEEVKKANEALNEMKRLEKEGKASKSAVEDAELNLAMATANLAQATTSLTSSAASAATAASTSLGTGLYADMTVERNGTETRTDKTALTNRGSAIVTNNNLNLKSGNDINQKGSAVSSINGDISYEADGNIAIVSSEDKYNEKTNTKEVNERVSYGSNGVNANVNSAESESRANSVTNNNSIVSAGGNINIKSGNETKIRGGNIEGENIEVDADKLIVESVQDSYYSNSKGGNTGIGLGKNSVNASYGDSSSKVDMQWVNNQSGIVSKGKLDIKATDETTVKGAVIGSQTGDMALATGKLTTEDIDDRNVSEARGLNINTNIGKTGDRQKDSRFPNGSTTVGLKNSANEKEQITKATIGEGTVILNEANDLSGVNRDLSNTQETTKDQITRALDGNVTVDNRVFTEAGREAIVKDFKDLGKNVNQIGKGLTNNVVVQSVKNAVTDKKTNIIEAVKDYVRDDKKIQEIQESKELTDKLNGLTNENAEGVQDSLQKTADISGKDGGFEGNVELYNNSDETKGYSYSKNGENTVGVNTRKTDLTNSGEIINTVFHETTNADKHSQNNDRTALNRGDTAEAIWGLKNFGNENTNTLTNEEWNSLNGNSSVLRTGNNNRIINYFNAGNKLGLLNEMTFGLLNEVTISLPGSTKFITEPPQIDFGPLVTPVSDIISKPLITPVAQPDPNGGKEITPISEPDTKPLITPVPTGDELGTSKPYMELGEVRQTTPEEANKPYTDKGWVAPYKEGTSVTDNKVIGEEKYVRLHGEDNQANEWLVKESEITRSDGTLMSPEEIKNILSLPSIPTKISDVAVPDGTMVRKGTAAGVPEWNTKGGGEQHEILDVDEIKASWFTNERGLK; from the coding sequence ATGAACAGGAAAGAAGTTCTTCTACGCAAAGTTACGGCTGTGGCAACTGCAGTGTTTTTTGTTGTTGCTCAAATGCCATTACAGGCAGCAGGGATAACGGCTGACGGCCAGACAAACACGACCATTGACGTTACGTCAAACGGGACTCCAATGGTCAACATTGCGCAGCCCAACGCGCAGGGATTGTCGCATAACACCTACTCCGATTTTAACGTTGACCCGAATAACCTCGTAATAAACAACTCAAACCACCTAACCGGCGTTTCCCAGACAGGCGGATATGTTGTCGGAAACCCCAATTTAATCGGAAAAACCGAAGCAAATGTAGTTCTTAACGAAGTTACAAGTAACCGGATAAGTAACTTAAACGGCTACATAGAAATGTACGGCAAAGCGGCTGATTTTATCCTTGCTAATCCCAACGGCATTGCCGTTGCGGGAGCCGGTTTTATAAACACCCCTCGCGCAACTCTCGTTACGGGCACGCCGAACATAGTCAACGGCATGGTTAGCGATTTCGCCCTTTCCCCCACGGGCGCAATATCCATAACCGGCAGGGACGTCCCCGGCCTTACAAACCTTGGTTTGGACACTCAATCGGTGGATTTGGCAACTCTTGTATCGCGCGTAATAACCGTTTCAGGTGGCATATACGGCAAAAACGTGCATCTGCTTTCGGGTAACGATAAATACAGCTATCAGACAAACACGGTATCATCAACCGGGCAGCCGCTTGTTCCTCTTAACACGCAGTTCGGGGTTGACTCATCGGCGCTTGGCGGAATGTACGCAGGCCGGATAACGATTGTAGCTAACGAAGCGGGGTTTGGCGTAAGAACTGCAGGTGATTTAGTTTCTGATGTAGATGACATTTCTATAACCTCAAAAGGCGGTATTGAATATTCCAAAGCTTATGCCCGGAGAAACTTGACCGTCCAATCCGTTAATGGCGATGTGGCTAACGCCGATTACAGTTTTGCAGGAAACGATATCTCAATTTCAGGTAAAAACGTTGCAAGTAAGTATATGAACGCGTCAAACAACATTTCCGTACGGTCAGAAAACAATACAACGTATGGAACAGCGGAAGCTAAAAATGTAACGGTAAATGCCGGGAACGCGATTACAAACACAAGCGCTACAACGGCGCTGGAAAGTATTACATTAAAAGGAAAAGATATTGAAGCAAAAGAATTAACTTCAGGACTGGATTTGTCGTTAATTGCAGAAAATTCGTTTACAAACCATGGAAACACCCTATCTTATGGCGATGCCAGTATAACCGCAAAATCATTAATCCTTGACCCGTCTTACAAGTTTACCGCTCACAAAAATTTAAATCTGACTACGGAAACTTTTGATAATGAAAGCACGTTCCTAGCCGGGCAAAACATTACAATGAATGCTACAGAAATGACAAACCGCGGCAGCATACAGGCCTACGGAAACGTGCTTATAGACGGGACTGATATTGAAAACAAGACTTCGGGTCATTTGTATGCGGGAGAAACATTATCTCTTACTGCAACAGGCTCTATAACGAATAATGGCATAGCAGAAGGCGATAGCACAGATGTTTCAGCCACGGTAATAACAAATAACGGAAAAATTAACGCGCTTACCGGTACACTGAGCGTTTCCGGCAACACCATAGCCAACAATACCGGCGCTGAAATGAATTCTAACGGCACAATGAACTTAACAGCGGCAAATACGTTAATCAATAATGGCAAGATCACTTCAGAAGGCGATTTGAACCTGACCGCAGATACCCTGGTTTCAAACAATTTATTGCTCTCCGGAGATGATATCAATATGAATGTAAGGGACGCGGTAAATAATTCCGAGATAGCGGCTTATAACAATATAAATATCAACGCAGCGGGAAACGTAACCAACAACGGGACCGGGCTCTTGCTTGCAAATAACAATTTAAACATATCCGCGAACAACTTAACAAATTCGCCGAACGGATACATATACTCCGGTAATGATTCGCTTTTCCGGATAAGTGGCACTTTATACAATAATCAAGGTCTGATTTATGCCGAAAGAAATATGATAATGCGGGGACAGGGCGATGAAACGTCAAAAATGGCAGTGTTGACAAACAACGCGGGCGAGATATCGGCAAAAACCGGCGATTTAACGATAAATGCGAATACAATAAATAATTTGAGTATAGACAATTGTGCCGTTCCTCCGGGCTCATTTACGGTATATCAAACAGGAGGGCCACAGTATCCGCCAGACCCTAATATTGCCGGCACTGGAGAACCTGCTCCCAGAACTTATTCTGTATATTCAAACGTATATGCGATTAAACAGGGTAAAATACTGGCGGGCAACAATATCACGATGAATGCGGGTACTGTCAGAAATAGAAGCAGTATCGTAGCCGCTCAGAACGGGCTAAATATCTACGCGGGAACAGTATATAATGAAAGGCCGGCGTTTTATGTCACATATACTTATGAAGAAGGTATGTCGCCTACAACCGCCCTTTTGTACTCCAATACTCCCGCAGCAATGTCAGGCAGAACGGTAAACATCCAGGCTTCATTAATCTGCATAGACGCGCCAAATACGAACACTGGCACCATCCCTCAGATACGAGGCGGAACCGACAAGCAAATTGAACAAATTATAAACACGGGAATATTACAGCCTTTGATTGTGAACGGAATATCCATAAACCCGGGCCCGGGTTTCAAACTTGCGAAGCCGGACGCAGGTTATCTGTTCCAGAATAATAATCGTTTTCTGAATGAATACGAATTCACCGGCTCTGATTATTTTATTAAGCGCATGGGCTTTAACCCGAATACGGGCACGAAATTTTTAGGCGATGCCGTATATGAGCAAAAAATCATTCAGGACTCGATAATCGCGGCAACCGGAAACCACTATTTATACGACGGCATTGTAAACATGAATCAGCAGATGGAAGTCTTATATGATAATGCCGTTTCCATGTCGGGAAAATTAGGGCTTGAATTCGGCAAGCCTCTCACTGAACAGCAAATCGCACAGCTTGATAAGGACATAATATGGTACATAGAACGCGAGATAAACGGGTTTATTGTCCTTGAACCGGTGATGTATTTATGCAAAGAAACTAGAGATAAACTCGGAATGGAAGGAAGCACAATACAGGCAAAGGACGAAGTGAAACTTGCTTCGGGCGACACGCTAAGAAACACCGGCACGATCAAAGGAAATAATGTTGTAATCACCGCTAAAAATAACATAGAAAACATAGAAGGAAGAATAGAGGCGCAGACAAACGTAGCGTTATTGGCAGGCAATGACATAAAAAATATCGGCGGAGCAATAAAATCATCCAATGATATGTTTCTTAAAGCAGGCGGGAGCATAACGAGCGAGAACATCAAACGGCGCTTAGTCAGTTACGATGGCTGGAAAGACGAAATTGTGTCACAAGGCAGTATAGAAGCAGGCAGAAAAGGGATTTTTGAAGCGGCAAAAGATTTCGGCATATTGGGGGGCTCAAGCCTTATGACGGGCTCGGACATGGTAATTAATACCGGTGGAAACATAAATATAACCGCAGAAAGGCTTGATGAAAAGCATGATACTTACGAGGGTTTATCGGAAAAAACGCGGTATCTTTTGGCGGCAGTCGGCGCGGGCGGTAATTTGCTTATGCGCTCAGGCGGGGACACAAACGTCATTGGCGGGAACGTAACGTCAACTTGTGACCTGGTGTTGAACGCAGGCGGTAACGTGAACATAGAGTCGGTGCAGGAAAGGGATTACAGCTACAGTCGAACTGAAGATAAGGACTTCTGGGGCAACAGCTCTAGCGAAGTAAAAGAAAGTGAAACAACGAGAAACATTGCGAGCAAGCTGAATTCAAACAGAAATTTAACTATAACTTCCGGCGGCAATACCAAAATAAAAGGAAGCGATGTTGAAGCTTTAGGTAATATCGGCATTGAAACTAAGGGCAATCTTGCCATAGTGTCAGGGCAGGACACTTCAAGCAGTTATTCCAAAAAAGAAAGCAGTAATATCATAGACAAAAATAAAGAGGAAACGGGAAACCTCAGCATAAAACAAATAGCCTCAAACATTAAAGCGGGCGGAAACATATCAACAAAATCGGGCAATAATACCACCATAATTGCTTCCAATGTTTTAACCGAAAGAGGCGACGTTACGCTGGATTCAGCAGGAAATATAAATATGCTTGCGGGTGAAAACGTTACCGTCAAAAGCCGCAATCAGGACGAATCGGGCAATTTTGGTTTAAGCGAAAGCGAGACCCGTGAACGTAGTTCTAAAACAACCCTTGAAGCGTCAAACACGATTTCTGGCAGAAACATAAATTTAAACGCCAATAAGGATTTTACGACTGTTGCTTCTAATGTCGGAGCCGCAGGCGACGCCGAAATAGAAGCCGAAAACGTAAACATATTAGCTGGCAATGAAAAAGACGAATACAGCTACTACCACCGCGAAAAGGACCTTGCCGACATAAACATTGGCGCATTATATGGCTACGGCTGGGAGATTGGTGACGGGAAAGCAACCGTTGAGCTTGCAAAGTTTAATGAACGGGAAAATTACAGCGGCCATTATGACGAAACCGCAAAAGGTTCGGCAATAAACATTGGCGGTAATTTAAAGGTAACCACGTCAAAAGACGTGAACATAATCGGTTCCGATGCGGCGGCAGACAGCGCGGACGTCAATGCAAAGGGAGACATTAAGGTTGCATCAGCCGAAGAAAAACATACCTCATATGAAGGCAACAAAGAAACAAAGATAACGGTTTCAGCGGGGATAGGGAATGCGTACGTAGATGCATACAATGCCGGCGATGCCTTAATCAAAGCCGGGGAAGAAGTAAAAAAAGCAAACGAAGCATTAAACGAAATGAAACGTTTGGAAAAAGAAGGCAAAGCGAGCAAAAGCGCAGTAGAGGATGCCGAGCTAAATCTTGCGATGGCAACAGCGAATTTGGCGCAGGCAACAACATCACTTACAAGCAGCGCGGCAAGTGCGGCGACAGCGGCAAGCACTAGCCTGGGAACAGGTCTTTACGCGGACATGACAGTTGAAAGAAACGGAACGGAAACAAGAACGGACAAAACGGCGCTGACCAATCGCGGAAGCGCGATTGTCACGAATAATAACCTTAATTTGAAATCCGGTAATGATATTAACCAGAAAGGGAGCGCGGTATCATCAATCAATGGTGATATAAGCTATGAAGCTGACGGAAATATCGCGATAGTATCAAGCGAAGACAAATACAATGAGAAGACAAACACAAAAGAAGTAAATGAAAGGGTAAGTTATGGCTCTAATGGTGTAAATGCTAATGTAAACAGCGCGGAAAGCGAAAGCAGGGCAAACAGCGTAACAAACAATAACAGCATTGTATCGGCAGGTGGAAACATAAATATTAAATCAGGGAATGAAACAAAGATTCGCGGCGGAAACATAGAAGGCGAAAACATAGAAGTAGACGCGGATAAATTAATTGTTGAAAGCGTGCAGGACAGTTATTATTCAAATTCAAAAGGCGGAAATACCGGAATAGGCCTGGGCAAGAACAGTGTTAATGCAAGTTATGGTGATTCCAGCAGTAAGGTTGATATGCAATGGGTGAATAATCAAAGCGGGATAGTGTCAAAAGGAAAGCTTGACATAAAAGCAACCGATGAAACAACGGTAAAAGGAGCGGTTATAGGAAGTCAGACAGGCGATATGGCCCTTGCGACAGGGAAATTGACGACAGAAGATATAGATGATAGAAATGTAAGTGAAGCGCGCGGATTGAATATAAATACGAATATCGGCAAGACCGGCGACAGGCAAAAAGACAGCAGGTTTCCAAACGGGAGCACTACAGTAGGGTTGAAGAATTCCGCGAATGAAAAGGAGCAAATTACAAAAGCAACGATAGGCGAAGGAACTGTCATCCTGAACGAAGCGAATGACCTTTCCGGCGTAAACCGCGATCTGTCAAATACGCAGGAAACGACAAAAGACCAGATAACAAGAGCGCTAGACGGCAATGTAACTGTTGATAACCGCGTCTTTACTGAAGCGGGCCGTGAAGCGATAGTGAAGGACTTCAAGGATCTCGGGAAAAATGTAAATCAAATAGGCAAAGGGTTAACAAACAATGTTGTCGTTCAGTCTGTAAAGAACGCTGTAACTGATAAAAAGACTAACATAATAGAAGCGGTTAAGGATTATGTCAGGGACGATAAGAAAATACAAGAAATCCAGGAAAGTAAAGAGCTGACAGATAAACTTAATGGATTGACGAATGAAAATGCCGAAGGCGTGCAAGACAGCCTGCAAAAAACAGCCGATATTTCGGGCAAAGACGGGGGCTTTGAGGGTAATGTTGAATTGTATAACAACAGCGATGAAACCAAAGGGTACTCTTACAGCAAAAACGGTGAAAATACTGTAGGGGTAAATACAAGAAAGACAGATTTGACAAATAGCGGGGAAATAATCAATACTGTATTCCACGAGACAACGAATGCAGATAAACACTCGCAAAATAACGACAGAACAGCTCTAAACAGAGGCGATACAGCCGAAGCGATATGGGGTTTAAAGAATTTCGGTAATGAGAACACGAACACGTTGACGAACGAGGAATGGAATTCCCTGAACGGTAACAGCAGCGTACTGAGAACAGGGAATAATAATAGGATAATAAATTATTTTAATGCCGGAAATAAGCTGGGTTTGTTGAACGAAATGACGTTTGGTTTATTGAACGAAGTGACGATATCATTGCCAGGGTCTACTAAATTTATAACAGAGCCACCACAAATTGATTTCGGACCGTTAGTAACGCCTGTAAGTGATATTATATCCAAACCGCTTATAACGCCGGTAGCCCAACCGGACCCGAATGGGGGCAAAGAGATAACCCCGATATCCGAGCCGGATACAAAACCGCTTATCACGCCTGTCCCAACGGGAGATGAACTTGGAACAAGCAAGCCTTATATGGAGTTGGGCGAGGTAAGGCAGACAACGCCGGAAGAAGCGAATAAACCATATACGGATAAAGGTTGGGTAGCGCCATATAAAGAAGGAACAAGCGTAACAGATAACAAAGTAATAGGGGAAGAAAAATATGTAAGGTTGCATGGTGAGGATAATCAGGCCAATGAATGGCTTGTGAAGGAAAGCGAAATTACAAGATCGGATGGGACACTTATGAGCCCGGAGGAAATAAAAAATATATTATCTCTTCCCAGCATACCCACGAAAATATCTGATGTAGCAGTGCCCGATGGCACTATGGTTCGTAAAGGGACCGCAGCAGGAGTTCCTGAATGGAATACTAAAGGTGGAGGGGAGCAGCATGAGATACTTGATGTGGACGAAATAAAAGCAAGTTGGTTTACCAACGAAAGGGGACTAAAATGA
- a CDS encoding thioredoxin family protein, with protein MKIEIAGPGCIRCKTTEKNVLEAIKELGIAAEVTKVSDIREMAKKGVMMTPAVIIDGVVKVSGKIPSVEEIKNILSQGR; from the coding sequence ATGAAAATTGAGATTGCAGGGCCGGGATGTATAAGATGCAAAACAACGGAAAAAAATGTTTTAGAAGCCATTAAGGAGCTTGGTATTGCTGCTGAGGTTACCAAAGTGAGTGATATACGGGAAATGGCCAAAAAAGGCGTTATGATGACGCCCGCGGTTATTATTGACGGTGTAGTAAAAGTATCAGGAAAGATACCTTCAGTTGAAGAAATAAAAAATATTTTATCTCAAGGAAGATAA
- a CDS encoding permease, whose amino-acid sequence MILELVIAGLIALKEYIALHVLTCLIPAFLLAGAMVSFISKEAIIKYLGSRVNKIKSFSIASATSFFIAACSCTVIPIASGIYYQGSGIGTAFIFYWKERFNSIIANFSFAFEPQLYYSKRAVFI is encoded by the coding sequence ATGATTCTAGAGTTAGTAATAGCGGGATTAATAGCATTAAAAGAATATATTGCGCTGCATGTGTTAACCTGTCTTATACCGGCATTTTTACTGGCAGGAGCGATGGTAAGTTTCATTTCTAAGGAAGCAATTATAAAGTATCTGGGTTCAAGAGTAAATAAAATAAAATCTTTCTCCATTGCATCGGCGACCAGTTTTTTTATTGCCGCATGTTCATGCACCGTGATACCAATTGCAAGCGGAATATATTATCAGGGTTCGGGGATAGGAACCGCATTTATATTTTATTGGAAGGAAAGATTTAATTCTATTATTGCTAATTTTAGTTTCGCTTTTGAGCCCCAATTATATTATTCAAAAAGGGCCGTATTTATTTAA